CCCCAAAACCGCCCAAGGTGATAGCCGCCTCTGCCCCTGGTCAGTCCCACAGCATGTAAGATGCGCCCAAAGATCCAGATAACGCCAAGCAGGTGAAGATAGATAGCTGAGAGACCATTCAATTCTGCCACCAGCAACAAGACCATGGCGAACGGTGCGTTCTCAACTAGATTGGCATGGACTCGAGTAGCAAGCTCCAGCTCTTTATTATCCCCACTCCCTAGGCCTATTTTATGTTTGCGGCGTAACTTAACCACCCGCATGGCCAGCGCCACCATTAATATCGCCGTTAAACTGATATACAGACCCGAAATAACCACTGACATATGCCGTCCTTTTGCTTGCGCTATTGGTTTTGATAAACCAGCATTACAACTAATTGAAGCTAAGTAAATATTTTCCAGACGATTAACCTTTTTTCCACAAACTAGGTTAATATGCGCTCGCCTGAAGACCTCAATATCTAAATAACCAATGGACCTAGCTAGTGGACAACGCAGAATTTCTTGAGAAACGACGTTTTATTATCAAGTTAGGTAAGTCGTTGCATAAGTTTGGTACTCCAGCTTATCGACTGGAAGCCCACCTTCAGGCCGTTTCAAGCTTACTTGGCATAGAGGGTTACTTTCTTATTTCGCCAACGGCAATGACCTTTGTACTGCAACACGATACCGATCAAGAGTATAACCATGTCGCCCGAGTCAATCCCGGCGAATTAGATCTTGGCTCTCTGGCTCGTACCGATGAACTGGTGGAAGAGTTAACCTCAGGTAAGCGCACGCTAAGTGAGGCATTAGCACGCCTCGATGAGATAGCCAACAAACCAAACCCCTATGGTACCAAGCAAACCTTGCTGGCCTTCGGTAGCTCTGCCGGAGCCTTTGCCATGTTGATGGGCACCAGCTGGAATGATGTATTC
This portion of the Shewanella violacea DSS12 genome encodes:
- a CDS encoding MAPEG family protein, whose amino-acid sequence is MSVVISGLYISLTAILMVALAMRVVKLRRKHKIGLGSGDNKELELATRVHANLVENAPFAMVLLLVAELNGLSAIYLHLLGVIWIFGRILHAVGLTRGRGGYHLGRFWGGLLSWLVILILAIVNLVHFILGSMGYLIS